The following are encoded in a window of bacterium genomic DNA:
- the cimA gene encoding citramalate synthase — MYKLKIYDTTLRDGSQGEGVSFSLEDKLRIVKKLDELGVHYIECGWPGSNPKDEFFFQEVKKLRLLQAKVSAFGSTRKPGSKVNEDSNTHALLSAGTEVITIFGKSWDFHVKKALETTLGENLRMISDTVCFLKSKKREVIYDAEHFFDGYKANRDYALKTLEKAYEAGSDCLCLCDTNGGTLPWEIEEIAGTVKTRFPKISLGIHTHNDNDLAVANSLVAVKCGVNMVQGTINGYGERCGNANLCSIIPNLQLKLKINCLAERRLQMLTEVSRFVSELANLPHRENQPYVGKSAFTHKGGVHISAVRKHGATYEHIDPVLVGNARRILVSELSGQSTILSKAEKFGLDFTKNDPHVKEILKSVKKLEQMGYQFEGAEGSFELLVKKAMGKHRKFFDLESFRVLVEKRGSKDILSEAVIRMEVDGERKYAVAEGDGPVNALDNALREILKDFYPQLKDMKLIDYKVRVLNEGVGTVAKVRVLIESADHEDTWGTVGVSENIIEASWQALVDSIEYKLLKDAKK; from the coding sequence ATGTATAAATTGAAAATTTATGACACAACTTTAAGAGACGGTTCACAGGGGGAGGGAGTTTCCTTTTCCCTGGAAGATAAACTCCGGATTGTAAAAAAACTGGATGAATTAGGTGTTCACTATATTGAATGCGGATGGCCCGGTTCAAATCCCAAAGATGAATTTTTCTTTCAGGAGGTAAAAAAACTCAGGCTTTTGCAGGCAAAAGTTTCCGCGTTTGGAAGTACCCGCAAACCCGGCAGCAAAGTAAATGAGGATTCAAATACCCATGCGCTGCTTTCAGCCGGTACGGAAGTCATTACAATATTCGGCAAGTCATGGGATTTTCATGTTAAAAAGGCATTAGAGACAACACTCGGAGAAAACCTCAGGATGATTTCCGACACAGTCTGTTTTTTGAAATCGAAAAAGAGAGAGGTAATTTACGATGCCGAGCATTTTTTTGACGGTTATAAAGCGAACAGGGATTATGCCCTGAAAACACTGGAAAAGGCCTATGAAGCCGGCTCCGATTGCTTATGTTTATGCGATACAAATGGCGGAACTTTGCCGTGGGAAATTGAAGAAATTGCGGGAACCGTCAAAACCCGTTTTCCAAAAATCAGTCTGGGAATTCACACGCATAATGATAATGACCTGGCTGTTGCAAATTCCCTGGTCGCGGTTAAATGCGGTGTAAATATGGTACAGGGAACAATTAACGGTTATGGCGAACGGTGCGGCAACGCGAATCTTTGTTCCATCATCCCCAACCTGCAATTAAAATTAAAAATCAACTGTTTAGCTGAACGCAGATTGCAAATGCTTACCGAGGTTTCCAGGTTTGTGAGTGAACTTGCGAATTTACCGCACCGTGAAAACCAGCCTTATGTAGGGAAATCAGCTTTTACGCATAAGGGCGGCGTGCACATAAGCGCTGTGAGAAAACACGGGGCCACCTATGAACATATTGACCCTGTTCTTGTGGGAAACGCGCGCAGGATTTTAGTTTCGGAACTTTCCGGCCAAAGTACGATTTTAAGCAAGGCGGAAAAATTCGGCCTTGATTTTACAAAGAACGACCCCCATGTAAAGGAAATTTTGAAAAGTGTAAAAAAACTGGAACAGATGGGGTATCAGTTTGAAGGCGCTGAAGGGTCATTTGAACTTTTGGTGAAAAAGGCAATGGGTAAGCATAGAAAGTTTTTTGATTTGGAGAGTTTTCGGGTCCTTGTTGAAAAACGCGGTTCTAAAGATATCCTTTCCGAGGCTGTCATCAGGATGGAGGTTGACGGCGAACGCAAGTATGCAGTGGCTGAAGGTGATGGCCCTGTGAATGCGCTGGATAACGCCTTGCGTGAAATCCTGAAGGATTTTTATCCGCAGCTAAAGGACATGAAATTAATCGATTATAAGGTGCGGGTCTTAAATGAAGGTGTGGGGACTGTGGCAAAAGTGAGAGTTTTAATCGAATCCGCTGACCATGAAGATACATGGGGGACAGTCGGAGTATCTGAAAACATCATTGAGGCGAGCTGGCAGGCCCTTGTCGACAGTATCGAATATAAACTGCTTAAAGATGCGAAAAAATAA
- a CDS encoding lysophospholipid acyltransferase family protein, with the protein MFLTRTYLFYRIIKLFIRYFPMKFNYAAANILSDIFYIFPTDIKKNVCYNLSKIYELKREKAEIKEKGRQVFCNFGRYLIDLVSLDTLQKEEINKLFLEIDGIEYLDAVKNRGAIFVTLHMGNWELGGAFLTHRGYSFTAIYERHEDRKVSEFFNNIRLKHKFGIIDRRDIRGIISAIKDKKNIAILGDFSYDSQTIPVNFLGESYNFPAGAAVLALKFDIPIIPLVCVKNVSGHKILVSPLMEIERTGHLQEDIRLNARKLAKVLEGFVLKFPEQWFVFKKIGSE; encoded by the coding sequence ATCTTTTTAACAAGAACGTATTTATTTTATAGGATAATAAAATTATTTATACGTTATTTCCCGATGAAATTTAATTACGCGGCCGCGAATATATTATCGGATATATTTTATATCTTTCCGACCGATATAAAAAAAAATGTTTGTTATAATCTTAGTAAAATCTATGAACTTAAAAGGGAAAAAGCTGAGATTAAAGAAAAGGGCAGGCAGGTTTTTTGTAATTTTGGGAGATATTTAATTGATTTGGTCTCTCTGGATACATTACAAAAAGAAGAAATAAATAAATTATTTTTAGAAATAGACGGCATTGAGTATTTAGATGCCGTGAAAAATAGAGGGGCAATATTCGTTACCCTCCACATGGGTAATTGGGAATTAGGCGGGGCCTTTTTAACTCACAGAGGATATAGTTTTACGGCAATTTATGAAAGGCATGAAGACAGGAAGGTATCTGAGTTTTTCAATAATATAAGATTAAAACATAAATTTGGGATTATTGACCGCAGGGACATTAGAGGCATAATTTCGGCGATCAAGGACAAAAAAAACATAGCTATTTTAGGTGATTTCAGTTATGACAGCCAGACAATTCCCGTTAATTTCCTGGGTGAAAGTTACAATTTCCCCGCGGGGGCAGCAGTTTTAGCCCTAAAATTTGATATTCCGATTATTCCTTTAGTTTGTGTCAAAAACGTTTCAGGACATAAAATTTTGGTATCGCCTTTGATGGAAATAGAAAGGACCGGACATTTACAGGAAGATATCAGATTAAATGCCCGGAAACTGGCAAAGGTCCTGGAAGGTTTTGTCCTGAAATTTCCTGAACAGTGGTTTGTATTCAAAAAAATAGGTTCTGAGTGA
- the fmt gene encoding methionyl-tRNA formyltransferase produces the protein MRIAFMGTPDFAVPSLRMLIEGEENIVCVITRPDRKKGRGMKLEASPVKQLALENRLHILQPESAGYLDFIQELKDLRPDIIIVTAYGQILNKEFLSIPKQGCINVHASLLPKFRGSAPVQRAILEGEKSTGVTIQYVSEKLDSGDIIIQKETKISPSENFISLYKRLSDLGACALKEAVYLIKTKTARPVAQDEKSATYARKITKQDGLIDWDDSVLRINNKIRALNPWPGVYTFFAGLMVKIISAEFVFDGNKKIRGEIIEVNKDRIGVCCADGIIYIKEIQPEARKIMTAREFISGYRLKTGMKFDKEQIF, from the coding sequence ATGCGTATCGCTTTTATGGGGACCCCGGATTTTGCAGTTCCTTCCTTGAGAATGTTGATCGAGGGAGAAGAAAATATAGTCTGTGTTATAACAAGGCCTGACAGGAAAAAAGGCAGGGGAATGAAACTGGAAGCATCGCCTGTTAAACAACTGGCGCTGGAAAACCGGTTACATATTTTACAGCCGGAATCCGCGGGGTACCTCGATTTTATACAGGAATTAAAAGATTTAAGGCCGGATATTATTATTGTAACCGCTTACGGCCAGATTTTGAATAAGGAATTTTTATCCATACCAAAACAAGGCTGTATTAATGTTCACGCCTCTCTTTTGCCGAAATTCAGGGGCAGTGCGCCGGTACAGCGGGCTATCCTTGAAGGTGAAAAGAGCACGGGGGTAACAATCCAGTATGTTTCTGAAAAACTGGATTCAGGGGACATTATTATTCAAAAAGAGACAAAAATTTCCCCTTCGGAAAATTTTATATCATTATATAAACGTTTATCTGATTTAGGCGCTTGTGCATTAAAAGAAGCGGTTTATTTGATAAAGACTAAAACTGCAAGACCAGTGGCCCAGGATGAAAAATCAGCGACTTACGCCCGGAAGATTACAAAACAAGACGGGTTGATTGACTGGGATGACAGCGTGCTAAGGATTAATAATAAAATACGGGCGTTAAATCCGTGGCCTGGTGTATACACTTTTTTCGCCGGTTTAATGGTTAAGATAATCAGCGCGGAATTTGTCTTTGATGGAAATAAGAAAATACGCGGGGAAATAATTGAAGTCAATAAAGACAGGATTGGTGTTTGCTGTGCCGATGGTATTATTTATATTAAGGAGATACAGCCTGAAGCAAGAAAGATTATGACTGCGCGTGAATTTATTTCGGGTTATAGACTAAAAACGGGAATGAAGTTTGACAAAGAGCAGATATTTTAA
- a CDS encoding sugar phosphate nucleotidyltransferase, whose translation MAKQKIDLSDVTAVIPIAGMGTRLKPHTHTLPKVLLRVADKPILGHVLDSVKKTGIKKIILVVGQMREQIFKYIEKNYKPLDIEYVPQNELKGLGHAVYLTRSKVKGPVFILLGDTILDINFQKAFSRKRSWIGVKEVKDPRRFGVVEVKDGYISNLLEKPENPPTNLAIVGAYFLENSKLLFKCLRENINNHKITRGEIQLTDALQLMLKEGEKFYAEEIDGWYDCGKPETLLNTNRFLLDKYHNKLKIIEGSTVCSPVYISPSAKIINSVIGPYVSVGDEAALENVVIQNSIVNKKAKVSNIVLSSSLIGYKAVFNGLTHHINLGDSSVVNLSGIDEENKF comes from the coding sequence ATGGCAAAACAAAAGATAGATTTGTCTGATGTGACTGCAGTGATCCCGATTGCCGGCATGGGAACCAGGTTGAAACCGCATACACACACCCTTCCCAAGGTTTTATTAAGAGTGGCCGACAAGCCTATACTGGGCCATGTCCTTGATAGTGTAAAAAAGACGGGGATAAAGAAAATTATCCTGGTTGTCGGGCAGATGAGAGAACAAATATTTAAATATATTGAAAAAAATTATAAGCCGCTTGATATAGAATATGTGCCCCAAAATGAATTAAAAGGACTGGGGCATGCTGTTTATCTTACAAGAAGCAAAGTCAAAGGCCCTGTTTTTATTCTATTGGGAGACACAATTCTTGATATAAATTTTCAAAAAGCTTTTTCACGCAAAAGAAGCTGGATCGGGGTTAAAGAAGTAAAAGATCCGAGAAGGTTCGGTGTGGTTGAGGTCAAAGACGGGTATATATCCAATTTACTTGAAAAACCCGAAAATCCTCCTACAAACCTGGCTATTGTCGGGGCTTATTTCCTGGAAAACAGTAAACTTCTTTTTAAATGCCTTAGAGAAAACATTAATAACCATAAAATAACACGGGGAGAGATTCAACTAACGGACGCTTTACAATTAATGCTTAAAGAAGGAGAAAAATTTTACGCGGAAGAAATTGACGGCTGGTATGACTGCGGGAAACCGGAAACACTGTTAAACACCAACAGGTTTTTACTGGATAAATATCATAATAAATTAAAAATTATTGAAGGTTCAACCGTTTGTTCGCCTGTTTACATATCACCGAGCGCAAAGATTATTAATTCTGTCATAGGGCCTTATGTCTCTGTAGGAGACGAAGCTGCCCTGGAAAACGTAGTCATTCAAAACAGTATTGTGAATAAAAAGGCAAAAGTCAGCAATATCGTTTTATCATCTTCTCTTATCGGTTATAAAGCAGTGTTTAACGGATTAACACATCACATTAACCTGGGGGACTCTTCAGTAGTAAATTTAAGCGGTATTGATGAAGAAAACAAATTTTAA
- a CDS encoding valine--tRNA ligase: METPELILKDKNDISEGKKEISKVYDPKLVEEKWYSFWMEKNYFHAEAESGRKSYSIVIPPPNVTGSLHVGHALNNTLQDILVRWKRMQGFNVLWMPGVDHAGIATQNVVERQLKEEKTSRHELGREKFISRVWKWKERSGGIIISQLKRLGASCDWERERFTMDEGLSKAVREVFVRLYNESLIYRGNYIINWCPRCHTALSDIEVEYQPAKGKLYYIKYPITEGQRSGGKAQGQEKTNFLIVATTRPETMLGDTAVAVNPDDERYKHLIGKTVILPLVNKEIPIVADGYVDSSFGTGVVKITPAHDLNDFEVAKRHNLPMLKIMDEKGRINENAPDYKGLDRFECRKKIIDDLTAGGLMAEIKDYENAVGHCYRCHTVIEPYLSLQWFVKMKPLAGPAVKAVEEGKVRFVPETWNATYFSWMNNIRDWCISRQIWWGHRIPVWYCKKCAGRGESMYSPNGSRNTEHESRKGIIVSIDTPKRCPVCGSNDLYQDEDVLDTWFSSALWPFSTLGWPEKTPELKTFYPTSCLVTSFDILFFWVARMIMMGLKFNKKVPFRDVYLHALVRDAQGQKMSKSRGNVIDPLIVMDKFGTDALRFTLAAFAAQGRDIVMSEERIAGYRNFANKIWNASRFVIMNLSSFSSLKIVPWELDFDLADFWVRSRLQQAVKNVTAALDDYRFNEAAHTIYNFIWHEYCDWYLEFAKDRLLNGDEKQKLTVQYVLISTLETSLRLLHPFMPFISEEIWQNLPYFMERKESIMISGWPEFDKEVIFIEKEKEMNMLMDIVTAVRNIRSEMNIEPGKEIDIVIKPKTKKELEFFDSVRNYIQRLAKGKDLSIDLKAEKPENSVSVLAGKTEIFVPLAGLIDIRKETTRLKKEIESVENDIKRILSALENKNFTERAPKDIVQKERDKIILLKEKLEKLKRHLEAIQ; this comes from the coding sequence ATGGAAACACCTGAGTTAATCCTTAAGGATAAAAACGATATTTCAGAAGGTAAAAAAGAAATATCTAAAGTTTATGACCCGAAGCTTGTAGAGGAAAAATGGTATTCATTCTGGATGGAGAAAAATTATTTTCACGCGGAAGCTGAAAGCGGCAGAAAGAGTTATAGTATTGTTATCCCGCCGCCGAATGTGACAGGGTCGCTCCATGTCGGCCACGCGCTGAATAATACGTTGCAGGATATTCTCGTGCGCTGGAAACGAATGCAGGGGTTTAACGTTCTCTGGATGCCGGGCGTGGACCACGCGGGCATTGCCACCCAGAATGTTGTTGAGCGCCAGCTTAAGGAAGAAAAAACAAGCCGCCATGAACTCGGGCGTGAAAAATTTATCAGCCGGGTATGGAAATGGAAAGAAAGGTCCGGCGGAATAATTATTTCTCAATTGAAACGGCTGGGTGCGTCATGTGACTGGGAGAGAGAGCGGTTCACGATGGACGAGGGTTTGTCAAAGGCGGTCAGGGAAGTTTTTGTCCGCCTCTATAATGAAAGTCTTATCTATCGAGGCAATTATATAATCAACTGGTGCCCGAGATGCCATACTGCGTTATCGGATATCGAAGTGGAATATCAACCGGCAAAGGGTAAGTTGTATTATATCAAGTATCCAATTACAGAGGGTCAAAGGTCAGGGGGCAAGGCCCAGGGGCAGGAAAAAACTAATTTTTTGATCGTTGCGACTACACGTCCTGAAACAATGCTCGGGGACACGGCTGTGGCAGTAAATCCAGATGATGAACGTTATAAACATCTTATCGGAAAGACAGTTATCCTGCCTCTGGTTAATAAAGAAATTCCTATTGTGGCGGATGGCTATGTTGATTCCTCTTTTGGGACCGGTGTGGTTAAGATAACGCCCGCCCATGATTTAAATGATTTTGAGGTCGCGAAAAGACATAATCTTCCCATGTTGAAAATCATGGATGAAAAAGGGCGTATTAATGAAAACGCGCCTGATTATAAAGGATTAGACAGGTTTGAGTGCCGTAAAAAGATTATTGACGATCTAACCGCCGGTGGATTAATGGCGGAAATTAAAGATTATGAAAACGCGGTTGGACATTGCTACAGGTGCCATACGGTTATTGAGCCTTATCTTTCTCTCCAGTGGTTTGTTAAAATGAAGCCTCTGGCTGGACCCGCGGTAAAAGCGGTGGAAGAGGGTAAAGTAAGGTTTGTGCCGGAGACGTGGAACGCCACATATTTTTCGTGGATGAACAATATAAGGGATTGGTGTATTTCCCGCCAGATATGGTGGGGGCATCGGATACCGGTGTGGTATTGTAAAAAGTGCGCCGGTAGGGGCGAATCCATGTATTCGCCCAACGGATCACGGAACACGGAACACGAATCACGAAAAGGGATTATTGTCTCAATCGATACCCCAAAAAGATGCCCTGTCTGCGGCTCAAATGATTTATATCAGGACGAAGATGTTTTAGACACCTGGTTCAGTTCAGCATTGTGGCCGTTTTCAACTTTAGGCTGGCCGGAGAAGACACCCGAATTGAAAACTTTCTATCCTACATCGTGCCTTGTCACGAGTTTCGATATCTTGTTTTTCTGGGTCGCGCGTATGATTATGATGGGGCTGAAATTCAACAAAAAAGTGCCTTTCAGGGATGTTTATCTTCACGCGCTTGTCCGGGACGCGCAGGGCCAGAAGATGAGCAAGTCCCGCGGTAATGTTATAGACCCTTTGATTGTGATGGATAAATTCGGGACTGACGCTTTGAGGTTTACTCTCGCGGCTTTCGCGGCACAGGGCAGGGATATTGTAATGTCCGAGGAGCGGATAGCGGGATACCGGAATTTCGCGAATAAAATCTGGAACGCTTCAAGGTTTGTGATAATGAATTTGTCAAGTTTCAGTTCTTTGAAGATTGTGCCCTGGGAACTTGATTTCGACCTCGCTGATTTCTGGGTAAGAAGCAGACTCCAGCAGGCGGTGAAAAATGTTACCGCTGCCCTCGATGATTATAGATTTAATGAAGCCGCCCATACAATTTATAATTTTATTTGGCACGAGTATTGTGACTGGTACCTGGAGTTTGCGAAAGACCGTTTATTAAACGGAGATGAGAAACAAAAATTGACGGTCCAGTATGTTCTTATTTCCACGCTGGAAACAAGTCTTCGTCTTTTACATCCCTTTATGCCTTTTATAAGCGAAGAGATATGGCAGAACCTGCCTTATTTTATGGAAAGAAAAGAAAGTATCATGATTTCAGGCTGGCCTGAGTTTGACAAAGAAGTTATTTTTATTGAGAAGGAAAAAGAGATGAATATGCTTATGGATATCGTGACTGCCGTCAGGAATATCCGTTCGGAAATGAACATAGAACCGGGAAAAGAGATTGATATAGTTATAAAACCCAAAACCAAAAAAGAACTGGAATTTTTTGACAGTGTCAGGAATTATATACAAAGGCTTGCAAAAGGAAAAGATTTAAGTATTGATTTAAAGGCTGAAAAACCGGAAAATTCAGTTTCAGTGTTAGCAGGTAAGACAGAGATATTTGTTCCGTTAGCCGGCCTGATTGATATCCGGAAAGAGACAACGCGTTTAAAAAAAGAAATTGAATCGGTTGAAAACGATATAAAACGTATTTTATCTGCGCTGGAGAACAAAAATTTCACAGAACGCGCGCCAAAAGACATTGTCCAGAAAGAAAGAGATAAAATAATACTGCTGAAAGAAAAACTTGAAAAATTAAAACGGCATTTGGAAGCAATTCAATAA
- a CDS encoding PASTA domain-containing protein yields the protein MANQYEVNIHWGKLFFAFTGIIIFSIILGFFIAGILVSHRNKVEIPDVTGRSIVDALEELNPKKLNLQIAEKTFDSIIPPDYIISQYPVPGEEVKEGRIIRVVVSRGIMQTKVPNVENITLREAQGILKREGWVVGRIAFVSSFHIEDGKVISQTPQPDSELLPDSKINLLVSSGKEKYYFFMPDLIGRNIEGVKRLIKDLELVIGEVKEERTNDWENGTVLEQNPQAGYMVSYGNTVDFKISVPDDVKDEGGEERQVLIIYTVPAGLVDREVRINVIDGRGLHEVLNKTVKPSEKINLDFKVTGDAKMNIFLDGELIEEREL from the coding sequence ATGGCAAATCAATATGAAGTTAATATACATTGGGGAAAATTATTTTTTGCCTTTACAGGTATTATTATATTTTCTATTATCCTCGGTTTTTTTATCGCGGGAATTTTAGTCAGCCACCGTAATAAGGTCGAAATACCCGATGTGACAGGCAGGAGTATTGTTGATGCCCTGGAAGAATTAAACCCGAAAAAATTAAATCTGCAGATTGCCGAAAAAACCTTTGATAGTATAATCCCGCCTGATTATATTATTTCACAATATCCTGTGCCGGGAGAAGAGGTAAAGGAAGGCAGGATTATAAGGGTAGTGGTCAGCCGTGGTATAATGCAGACAAAAGTTCCAAATGTGGAAAATATAACTTTGAGAGAGGCGCAGGGTATTTTAAAAAGGGAAGGATGGGTTGTCGGGCGGATTGCTTTTGTGTCCTCCTTTCATATTGAAGATGGAAAGGTCATTTCCCAGACACCGCAGCCGGATTCGGAACTTTTGCCCGATTCTAAAATTAATTTATTGGTAAGCAGCGGGAAAGAGAAATATTATTTTTTTATGCCGGATTTAATAGGCAGAAATATTGAGGGGGTTAAAAGATTAATAAAGGATTTGGAATTGGTTATCGGAGAGGTAAAAGAAGAAAGGACAAACGATTGGGAAAACGGGACCGTATTGGAACAGAATCCGCAGGCAGGCTATATGGTTTCTTACGGGAACACGGTTGATTTTAAAATTAGTGTCCCGGACGATGTAAAAGACGAAGGCGGGGAAGAAAGGCAGGTTTTAATAATTTATACAGTGCCGGCCGGACTTGTGGACAGGGAAGTCAGGATTAATGTAATTGACGGCAGAGGACTGCACGAGGTATTAAATAAAACAGTGAAACCATCTGAGAAGATTAACCTGGATTTCAAGGTTACAGGTGACGCGAAAATGAATATTTTTCTCGATGGAGAATTGATTGAGGAAAGAGAGCTATAA
- a CDS encoding YajQ family cyclic di-GMP-binding protein, whose product MILKIKWSIIKIIMANFSFDIVSEINMQEADNAVNQAQKELATRYDFKGSKSSIAFNREEKKMTLIADDDFKLRSLTDILNSKMIKRGISPKFLNFKTPEKAFEGTLRQIVEISNGIDREKAKDLVKIIKDTKLKIQTQIEGEKLRVTGAKKDDLQAVIAHLKTINFSLPLVFCNYR is encoded by the coding sequence ATGATTTTGAAAATAAAATGGAGTATAATTAAAATAATTATGGCTAACTTTTCGTTTGATATTGTTTCTGAAATAAATATGCAGGAAGCGGACAACGCAGTAAACCAGGCGCAGAAGGAACTGGCTACGCGGTATGATTTTAAGGGCAGTAAATCGTCCATTGCTTTTAACAGGGAAGAAAAAAAAATGACTTTGATAGCGGACGATGATTTTAAATTACGTTCATTAACAGATATACTGAATAGTAAAATGATAAAACGCGGCATCTCCCCCAAATTTTTGAATTTCAAAACTCCCGAAAAAGCGTTTGAAGGGACATTAAGGCAGATAGTTGAAATATCAAACGGCATTGACCGCGAAAAGGCCAAAGACCTTGTTAAAATTATCAAAGACACTAAACTTAAAATCCAGACCCAAATCGAGGGCGAAAAATTAAGGGTGACAGGCGCTAAAAAAGACGACCTGCAGGCGGTCATTGCTCATCTAAAAACAATAAATTTTTCCCTGCCGCTTGTTTTTTGCAATTACAGGTAA
- a CDS encoding acyl-CoA dehydratase activase: MYLGIDVGSVSVDFAVLDKNAKLVASSYLRTKGRPIDVIKNGMEDLACKIGKNINIEACGATGSGRMLAGVLVGADCVVNEITSHAVAAIHINPDVNTVLEIGGQDSKIIIIRDRVPVDFAMNTVCAAGTGSFLDHQAERLKIPIEEFGKLALKADLNVKIAGRCTVFAESDMIHKQQLGYSHENIIAGLCRALVRNYLNNLVKGREILAPVIFQGGVAANQGIKKVFEEELKLPVLVPEEHKIMGAIGVALLAKERKKQGHRSKFKGFYLNKREFETSCFECQDCVNHCEVVVMKEMGELIASWGSRCGKKICRNKQMSDVAAGKL, translated from the coding sequence ATGTATCTTGGTATCGATGTCGGTTCAGTCAGCGTGGATTTTGCGGTTTTGGATAAAAACGCTAAATTAGTAGCCAGTTCATATCTTCGGACCAAAGGCCGGCCTATTGATGTGATTAAAAATGGAATGGAAGATTTAGCCTGCAAAATCGGCAAAAATATTAATATTGAAGCATGCGGGGCCACGGGAAGCGGCAGGATGCTGGCAGGAGTGTTGGTGGGCGCGGATTGTGTGGTTAATGAAATAACATCTCACGCAGTTGCCGCGATTCATATAAATCCGGATGTTAACACGGTTTTGGAAATCGGCGGCCAGGATTCTAAAATAATTATTATCAGGGACCGGGTTCCTGTTGATTTTGCCATGAATACGGTTTGCGCGGCCGGAACAGGTTCTTTTTTGGACCACCAGGCAGAAAGGTTAAAAATCCCTATTGAGGAATTTGGAAAATTGGCATTAAAGGCCGACCTTAATGTTAAAATTGCAGGCAGGTGCACGGTCTTTGCCGAATCCGATATGATACATAAACAGCAATTGGGATATTCACATGAGAATATTATTGCCGGATTATGCCGGGCGCTGGTGCGGAACTATTTGAATAACTTGGTAAAAGGCAGGGAGATCCTCGCACCTGTTATTTTCCAGGGCGGAGTTGCTGCCAATCAGGGGATAAAAAAGGTTTTTGAAGAAGAACTTAAATTACCGGTTCTTGTCCCTGAAGAACATAAGATTATGGGCGCGATTGGAGTTGCTTTACTTGCAAAAGAGAGAAAAAAACAAGGCCATAGATCGAAATTTAAAGGATTTTATCTGAATAAAAGAGAGTTTGAAACATCCTGTTTTGAATGCCAGGATTGTGTTAACCACTGTGAAGTTGTTGTTATGAAAGAGATGGGTGAGTTAATTGCCTCGTGGGGCAGCCGCTGCGGGAAAAAGATTTGCAGGAATAAACAAATGAGTGATGTTGCAGCGGGTAAATTATAA
- the def gene encoding peptide deformylase, translated as MSVLNIKIYGDKILREKAEEVKRINKEINLLIEDMVSTMYLSKGVGLAANQVGVLKRIIVIDVTGGKSGGKDLITLVNPVITEKEGLMEDDEGCLSLPGITANIKRFARVTAAGLDVKGNPVKIIASDLLSRALQHEIDHLDGILFVDRLSFTQKILLQKKLKELKKHK; from the coding sequence ATGTCTGTTTTAAATATAAAAATATACGGTGATAAAATTCTCCGGGAAAAAGCGGAAGAAGTAAAAAGAATCAATAAAGAAATAAATCTTCTTATTGAGGACATGGTGTCCACAATGTATCTGTCAAAAGGGGTGGGCCTTGCCGCAAATCAGGTTGGGGTGTTAAAAAGAATAATTGTTATTGATGTAACAGGAGGAAAAAGCGGAGGGAAAGACCTTATAACCCTTGTGAATCCCGTAATAACCGAAAAAGAAGGATTAATGGAAGATGACGAGGGATGTCTCAGCCTTCCTGGTATCACGGCAAATATAAAACGGTTTGCCAGGGTTACAGCCGCTGGTTTAGATGTCAAAGGCAACCCTGTAAAAATAATTGCTTCAGATTTACTTTCAAGAGCCCTCCAGCATGAAATAGACCATCTTGACGGGATATTGTTCGTTGACCGTTTGTCCTTTACCCAAAAAATCCTTCTTCAAAAGAAATTAAAAGAACTTAAAAAACATAAATAA